A stretch of the Orcinus orca chromosome 1, mOrcOrc1.1, whole genome shotgun sequence genome encodes the following:
- the DMAP1 gene encoding DNA methyltransferase 1-associated protein 1 isoform X2, whose amino-acid sequence MQPPGPSARRTLSIRTRDAPPLLPSDTGQGYRTVKAKLGSKKVRPWKWMPFTNPARKDGAMFFHWRRAAEEGKDYPFARFNKTVQVPVYSEQEYQLYLHDDAWTKAETDHLFDLSRRFDLRFVVIHDRYDHQQFKKRSVEDLKERYYHICAKLANVRAVPGTDLKIPVFDAGHERRRKEQLERLYNRTPEQVAEEEYLLQELRKIEARKKEREKRSQDLQKLITAADTTAEQRRTERKAPKKKLPQKKEAEKPAVPETAGIKFPDFKSAGVTLRSQRMKLPSSVGQKKIKALEQMLLELGVELSPTPTEELVHMFNELRSDLVLLYELKQACANCEYELQMLRHRHEALARAGVLGGPATPASGPAPAPAEPAVPEPGLGPDPSKDAIIDVVGAPLTPNSRKRRESASSSSSVKKAKKP is encoded by the exons ATGCAGCCTCCGGGACCATCAGCAAGAAGGACATTATCAATCCGGACAAG GGATGCACCCCCACTGCTACCCAGTGACACTGGTCAAGGCTACCGCACAGTGAAGGCCAAGTTGGGCTCCAAGAAGGTGCGGCCGTGGAAGTGGATGCCATTCACCAACCCAGCCCGCAAGGATGGAGCCATGTTCTTCCACTGGCGACGGGCAGCAGAGGAGGGCAAGGACTACCCCTTCGCCAGGTTCAATAAG ACGGTGCAGGTGCCCGTGTATTCAGAGCAGGAGTACCAGCTCTATCTTCATGACGACGCTTGGACAAAGGCAGAAACCGACCACCTCTTTGACCTTAGCCGCCGCTTTGACCTACGTTTTGTTGTTATCCACGACCGGTATGACCACCAGCAGTTCAAG AAGCGTTCTGTGGAGGACTTGAAGGAGCGCTACTACCACATCTGTGCCAAGCTTGCCAACGTGCGGGCCGTGCCAGGCACAGACCTCAAGATACCAGTGTTTGATGCTGGGCACGAGCGACGGCGGAAGGAACAGCTGGAGCGTCTCTATAACCGGACCCCAGAGCAG GTGGCGGAGGAGGAGTACCTGCTGCAGGAGCTGCGCAAGATCGAGGCCCGGAAGAAGGAGCGGGAGAAGCGCAGCCAGGACCTGCAGAAGCTGATAACAGCGGCGGACACCACTGCCGAGCAGCGGCGCACGGAACGCAAGGCCCCCAAGAAGAAGCTCCCCCAGAAAAAGGAGGCTGAGAAGCCG GCCGTTCCTGAGACAGCAGGCATCAAGTTCCCAGACTTCAAGTCCGCAGGCGTCACGCTGCGGAGCCAGCGG ATGAAGCTGCCAAGCTCTGTGGGACAGAAGAAGATCAAGGCCTTGGAACAGATGCTGCTGGAGCTGGGTGTGG AACTGAGCCCGACGCCCACGGAGGAGCTGGTGCACATGTTCAATGAGCTGCGGAGTGACCTGGTGCTGCTCTACGAGCTCAAGCAGGCATGCGCCAACTGCGAGTACGAGCTGCAGATGCTGCGGCACCGGCACGAGGCGCTGGCCCGGGCCGGTGTGCTGGGGGGCCCCGCCACACCGGCATCAggcccggccccggccccagCGGAGCCGGCGGTGCCTGAACCTGGTCTCGGCCCGGACCCCAGCAAGGACGCCATCATTGATGTGGTGGGCGCACCCCTCACACCCAATTCG AGGAAGCGACGGGAATCGGCCTCCAGCTCCTCTTCTGTGAAGAAAGCCAAGAAGCCGTGA
- the DMAP1 gene encoding DNA methyltransferase 1-associated protein 1 isoform X3 — protein MHREVYALLYSDKKDAPPLLPSDTGQGYRTVKAKLGSKKVRPWKWMPFTNPARKDGAMFFHWRRAAEEGKDYPFARFNKTVQVPVYSEQEYQLYLHDDAWTKAETDHLFDLSRRFDLRFVVIHDRYDHQQFKKRSVEDLKERYYHICAKLANVRAVPGTDLKIPVFDAGHERRRKEQLERLYNRTPEQVAEEEYLLQELRKIEARKKEREKRSQDLQKLITAADTTAEQRRTERKAPKKKLPQKKEAEKPAVPETAGIKFPDFKSAGVTLRSQRMKLPSSVGQKKIKALEQMLLELGVELSPTPTEELVHMFNELRSDLVLLYELKQACANCEYELQMLRHRHEALARAGVLGGPATPASGPAPAPAEPAVPEPGLGPDPSKDAIIDVVGAPLTPNSRKRRESASSSSSVKKAKKP, from the exons ATGCACCGGGAGGTCTATGCACTGCTCTACTCTGACAAGAA GGATGCACCCCCACTGCTACCCAGTGACACTGGTCAAGGCTACCGCACAGTGAAGGCCAAGTTGGGCTCCAAGAAGGTGCGGCCGTGGAAGTGGATGCCATTCACCAACCCAGCCCGCAAGGATGGAGCCATGTTCTTCCACTGGCGACGGGCAGCAGAGGAGGGCAAGGACTACCCCTTCGCCAGGTTCAATAAG ACGGTGCAGGTGCCCGTGTATTCAGAGCAGGAGTACCAGCTCTATCTTCATGACGACGCTTGGACAAAGGCAGAAACCGACCACCTCTTTGACCTTAGCCGCCGCTTTGACCTACGTTTTGTTGTTATCCACGACCGGTATGACCACCAGCAGTTCAAG AAGCGTTCTGTGGAGGACTTGAAGGAGCGCTACTACCACATCTGTGCCAAGCTTGCCAACGTGCGGGCCGTGCCAGGCACAGACCTCAAGATACCAGTGTTTGATGCTGGGCACGAGCGACGGCGGAAGGAACAGCTGGAGCGTCTCTATAACCGGACCCCAGAGCAG GTGGCGGAGGAGGAGTACCTGCTGCAGGAGCTGCGCAAGATCGAGGCCCGGAAGAAGGAGCGGGAGAAGCGCAGCCAGGACCTGCAGAAGCTGATAACAGCGGCGGACACCACTGCCGAGCAGCGGCGCACGGAACGCAAGGCCCCCAAGAAGAAGCTCCCCCAGAAAAAGGAGGCTGAGAAGCCG GCCGTTCCTGAGACAGCAGGCATCAAGTTCCCAGACTTCAAGTCCGCAGGCGTCACGCTGCGGAGCCAGCGG ATGAAGCTGCCAAGCTCTGTGGGACAGAAGAAGATCAAGGCCTTGGAACAGATGCTGCTGGAGCTGGGTGTGG AACTGAGCCCGACGCCCACGGAGGAGCTGGTGCACATGTTCAATGAGCTGCGGAGTGACCTGGTGCTGCTCTACGAGCTCAAGCAGGCATGCGCCAACTGCGAGTACGAGCTGCAGATGCTGCGGCACCGGCACGAGGCGCTGGCCCGGGCCGGTGTGCTGGGGGGCCCCGCCACACCGGCATCAggcccggccccggccccagCGGAGCCGGCGGTGCCTGAACCTGGTCTCGGCCCGGACCCCAGCAAGGACGCCATCATTGATGTGGTGGGCGCACCCCTCACACCCAATTCG AGGAAGCGACGGGAATCGGCCTCCAGCTCCTCTTCTGTGAAGAAAGCCAAGAAGCCGTGA
- the DMAP1 gene encoding DNA methyltransferase 1-associated protein 1 isoform X1 — protein sequence MATGADVRDILELGGPEGDAASGTISKKDIINPDKKKSKKSSETLTFKRPEGMHREVYALLYSDKKDAPPLLPSDTGQGYRTVKAKLGSKKVRPWKWMPFTNPARKDGAMFFHWRRAAEEGKDYPFARFNKTVQVPVYSEQEYQLYLHDDAWTKAETDHLFDLSRRFDLRFVVIHDRYDHQQFKKRSVEDLKERYYHICAKLANVRAVPGTDLKIPVFDAGHERRRKEQLERLYNRTPEQVAEEEYLLQELRKIEARKKEREKRSQDLQKLITAADTTAEQRRTERKAPKKKLPQKKEAEKPAVPETAGIKFPDFKSAGVTLRSQRMKLPSSVGQKKIKALEQMLLELGVELSPTPTEELVHMFNELRSDLVLLYELKQACANCEYELQMLRHRHEALARAGVLGGPATPASGPAPAPAEPAVPEPGLGPDPSKDAIIDVVGAPLTPNSRKRRESASSSSSVKKAKKP from the exons ATGGCTACGGGCGCGGATGTGCGGGACATTCTAGAACTCGGGGGTCCAGAGGGGGATGCAGCCTCCGGGACCATCAGCAAGAAGGACATTATCAATCCGGACAAG AAAAAGTCCAAGAAGTCATCTGAGACACTGACCTTCAAGAGGCCCGAGGGCATGCACCGGGAGGTCTATGCACTGCTCTACTCTGACAAGAA GGATGCACCCCCACTGCTACCCAGTGACACTGGTCAAGGCTACCGCACAGTGAAGGCCAAGTTGGGCTCCAAGAAGGTGCGGCCGTGGAAGTGGATGCCATTCACCAACCCAGCCCGCAAGGATGGAGCCATGTTCTTCCACTGGCGACGGGCAGCAGAGGAGGGCAAGGACTACCCCTTCGCCAGGTTCAATAAG ACGGTGCAGGTGCCCGTGTATTCAGAGCAGGAGTACCAGCTCTATCTTCATGACGACGCTTGGACAAAGGCAGAAACCGACCACCTCTTTGACCTTAGCCGCCGCTTTGACCTACGTTTTGTTGTTATCCACGACCGGTATGACCACCAGCAGTTCAAG AAGCGTTCTGTGGAGGACTTGAAGGAGCGCTACTACCACATCTGTGCCAAGCTTGCCAACGTGCGGGCCGTGCCAGGCACAGACCTCAAGATACCAGTGTTTGATGCTGGGCACGAGCGACGGCGGAAGGAACAGCTGGAGCGTCTCTATAACCGGACCCCAGAGCAG GTGGCGGAGGAGGAGTACCTGCTGCAGGAGCTGCGCAAGATCGAGGCCCGGAAGAAGGAGCGGGAGAAGCGCAGCCAGGACCTGCAGAAGCTGATAACAGCGGCGGACACCACTGCCGAGCAGCGGCGCACGGAACGCAAGGCCCCCAAGAAGAAGCTCCCCCAGAAAAAGGAGGCTGAGAAGCCG GCCGTTCCTGAGACAGCAGGCATCAAGTTCCCAGACTTCAAGTCCGCAGGCGTCACGCTGCGGAGCCAGCGG ATGAAGCTGCCAAGCTCTGTGGGACAGAAGAAGATCAAGGCCTTGGAACAGATGCTGCTGGAGCTGGGTGTGG AACTGAGCCCGACGCCCACGGAGGAGCTGGTGCACATGTTCAATGAGCTGCGGAGTGACCTGGTGCTGCTCTACGAGCTCAAGCAGGCATGCGCCAACTGCGAGTACGAGCTGCAGATGCTGCGGCACCGGCACGAGGCGCTGGCCCGGGCCGGTGTGCTGGGGGGCCCCGCCACACCGGCATCAggcccggccccggccccagCGGAGCCGGCGGTGCCTGAACCTGGTCTCGGCCCGGACCCCAGCAAGGACGCCATCATTGATGTGGTGGGCGCACCCCTCACACCCAATTCG AGGAAGCGACGGGAATCGGCCTCCAGCTCCTCTTCTGTGAAGAAAGCCAAGAAGCCGTGA